The proteins below are encoded in one region of Sulfitobacter sp. SK012:
- a CDS encoding DUF2937 family protein, with translation MILRALTLAGGLAGATATSQFPEFSQQYIQRLGGAVDALSEVVADFDASAAAEGLTRTAALSQMQGTAFLERRRSDMTRSFARLDTLRADLAEVQDHGPFMRAYNLPRLTDRDIAQAAWAAYQPALPLNFAGAIFAGIGFVLGGLGVKLILRLFALLFRRKQRI, from the coding sequence ATGATCCTGCGCGCATTAACACTGGCTGGCGGACTTGCCGGGGCAACCGCGACGTCGCAATTCCCGGAATTCTCTCAACAATATATCCAACGCTTAGGTGGCGCTGTCGACGCGCTTAGCGAAGTGGTTGCTGATTTTGATGCGTCAGCCGCTGCTGAGGGTCTAACGCGCACAGCTGCGCTCAGCCAGATGCAAGGCACTGCGTTTTTGGAGCGAAGACGCAGTGATATGACCCGCAGCTTTGCTCGGCTGGATACGCTACGCGCCGATCTGGCAGAAGTGCAAGATCACGGGCCCTTCATGCGCGCCTACAACCTGCCGCGCCTTACTGACCGGGATATCGCGCAGGCTGCATGGGCCGCCTATCAACCTGCGCTGCCACTCAATTTTGCGGGCGCGATTTTTGCCGGGATCGGGTTTGTATTGGGCGGGCTGGGTGTCAAACTCATCCTGCGCCTCTTCGCTCTTCTCTTTCGCCGCAAGCAGCGCATCTGA
- a CDS encoding VPLPA-CTERM sorting domain-containing protein: MNIKIVALSAVVAFGALGTSAFAATLVNEGTTVGGNFAEVGGFTAVNVSDPNNNWDESLTTPTSQWLWDGQYSNQAGSGGTENGTLEWTFDFDLTGYTLETAAITGFAAMDNFGTISLNGNDIFTLTGNTASNYRALASYGTPFAGYFNEGLNTLMYSVSNNNGPGGFRATLNVQADVAPVPLPAAGFLLMAGLGGLGMMRRKKTS, encoded by the coding sequence ATGAATATTAAAATAGTAGCACTTTCAGCGGTAGTTGCGTTTGGTGCCCTTGGCACATCCGCATTTGCCGCAACCCTCGTAAACGAAGGCACAACAGTTGGCGGTAATTTTGCCGAAGTTGGTGGTTTCACGGCGGTTAACGTCTCTGACCCGAACAACAATTGGGACGAATCATTGACGACACCGACTTCACAGTGGCTCTGGGACGGCCAGTACAGCAATCAAGCTGGATCTGGCGGGACAGAAAACGGCACGTTGGAGTGGACCTTTGACTTCGACCTGACCGGTTATACGCTCGAAACGGCCGCGATCACGGGCTTTGCCGCGATGGACAACTTTGGGACGATTTCCTTGAACGGAAACGACATTTTTACCCTTACGGGCAACACCGCCTCAAACTACCGCGCGCTAGCTTCATACGGTACGCCTTTCGCAGGTTACTTTAATGAGGGATTGAACACGTTGATGTATTCGGTATCCAACAACAACGGTCCGGGTGGTTTCCGTGCCACTCTCAATGTCCAAGCGGATGTTGCTCCTGTGCCGCTGCCTGCTGCTGGCTTTCTTTTGATGGCCGGACTTGGTGGTTTGGGCATGATGCGCCGCAAAAAGACCAGCTAA